A stretch of the Capricornis sumatraensis isolate serow.1 chromosome 21, serow.2, whole genome shotgun sequence genome encodes the following:
- the MBD1 gene encoding methyl-CpG-binding domain protein 1 isoform X15: MAEDWLDCPALGPGWKRREVFRKSGATCGRSDTYYQSPTGDRIRSKVELTRYLGPACDLTLFDFKQGVLCYPSSKAHSLAITSRKRKKPSKPAKARKCQVGPQKSEVRKEAPRDDTKADTDTVPASLPAPGCCENCGISFSGDGTRRQRLKTLCKDCRAQRIAFNREQRMFKRVGCGECTACQVKEDCGACSTCLLQLPHDVASGLFCKCERRRCLRIVERSRGCGVCRGCQTREDCGRCRVCLRPPRPGLRRQWKCVQRRCLRGKHGRRRGGCDSKVVARRRPPRAQSPPPPPPPQPPESPELQPYTNRRQNRKCGACAACLRRTDCGHCDFCCDKPKFGGSNQKRQKCRWRQCLQFAMKRLLPSVWAESEDGASPPPAHPHRKRPGSTRRPHLGQTLKPPLATPAAQPDRAQTPVKEEAGSGFVLPPPGTDLVFLREGASSPVQVPGPAPASTETRLQEAQCPGLSWVVALPQVKQEKADAQEDWTPGTAILTSPVLLPGCPSKAVDPGLPSVKQEPPDPEEEKDDSKADSTSDLAPEEEAGGAGTPVITEIFSLGGTRLRDTAVWLPRAGNREGKMDVKCGRRRTH; this comes from the exons ATGGCTGAGGACTGGCTGGACTGCCCAGCTCTGGGCCCTGGCTGGAAGCGCCGTGAAGTTTTTCGCAAGTCAGGTGCCACCTGTGGACGCTCAGACACCTACTACCAGAG CCCCACAGGAGACAGGATCCGAAGCAAAGTTGAGCTGACCCGATACCTGGGCCCTGCATGTGATCTCACCCTCTTCGACTTCAAACAGGGCGTCCTCTGCTATCCATCCTCCAAG GCCCACTCCTTGGCCATCACCAGCAGGAAGCGGAAGAAGCCTTCAAAGCCAGCCAAGGCTCGGAAGTGTCAGGTTGGACCTCAGAAGAGTGAAGTCAGGAAGGAGGCACCAAGGGATGACACCAAGGCTGACACTGACACAGTCCCAGCTTCACTTCCTGCCCCTGG GTGCTGTGAGAACTGTGGAATCAGCTTTTCAGGAGATGGCACCCGAAGGCAGCGGCTCAAGACTTTGTGCAAGGACTGCCGAG cACAGAGGATCGCTTTCAATCGGGAGCAGAGGATGTTTAAG CGTGTGGGCTGCGGGGAGTGTACGGCCTGCCAGGTAAAGGAAGATTGTGGGGCCTGCTCCACCTGCCTCCTGCAGTTGCCCCATGATGTGGCCTCGGGGCTGTTCTGCAAGTGTGAGCGAAGACGGTGCCTCCGCATTGTGGAAAGG AGCCGAGGGTGTGGAGTGTGCCGGGGCTGTCAGACCCGAGAGGACTGTGGCCGCTGTCGAGTCTGCCTTCGCCCTCCCCGCCCTGGGCTCCGGCGCCAATGGAAGTGCGTCCAGCGGCGCTGCCTCCGG GGTAAACACGGCCGCCGTAGGGGAGGCTGCGATTCCAAGGTGGTGGCCCGGCGGCGTCCACCCCGAGCCCAGTCACCGCCTCCACCTCCCCCACCGCAGCCTCCAGAGTCTCCGGAGCTG CAGCCTTACACAAACCGTCGGCAGAACCGCAAGTGTGGGGCCTGTGCAGCCTGCCTGAGGCGGACGGACTGTGGCCACTGTGACTTCTGCTGTGACAAGCCCAAGTTTGGGGGCAGCAACCAGAAGCGCCAGAAGTGTCGTTGGCGCCAGTGCCTGCAGTTTGCTATG AAGCGACTTCTGCCAAGTGTCTGGGCAGAGTCCGAAGATGGGGCATCGCCGCCCCCAGCTCACCCTCATCGAAAGAGGCCTGGCTCTACTCGAAGGCCTCATCTGGGTCAGACCCTGAAGCCTCCCTTGGCCACACCGGCAGCTCAACCAGACCGAGCCCAAACTCCAGTGAAGGAGGAAGCAGGCAGTGGCTTTGTGCTGCCCCCACCTGGCACTGACCTTGTGTTCTTACGGGAGGGCGCAAGCAGTCCCGTGCAGGTGCCTGGCCCAGCCCCGGCTTCCACAGAAACTCGGTTGCAG GAGGCCCAGTGCCCTGGCCTGAGTTGGGTCGTGGCCTTACCCCAGGTGAAGCAAGAGAAGGCGGATGCCCAGGAAGACTGGACACCGGGCACAGCCATCCTGACTTCTCCTGTATTGCTGCCTGGCTGCCCCAGCAAG GCAGTAGACCCAGGCCTGCCATCAGTGAAGCAAGAGCCACCTGACCCTGAGGAGGAGAAGGACGACAGCAAGGCTGACTCCACCTCTGACTTGGCcccagaggaggaggcaggaggggctggCACGCCCGTG ATCACGGAGATTTTCAGCCTGGGTGGAACCCGCCTCCGGGACACAGCAGTCTGGTTGCCAAG GGCAGGCAATCGAGAAGGAAAGATGGATGTAAAATGTGGGAGACGGAGGACACACTAG
- the MBD1 gene encoding methyl-CpG-binding domain protein 1 isoform X10 yields MAEDWLDCPALGPGWKRREVFRKSGATCGRSDTYYQSPTGDRIRSKVELTRYLGPACDLTLFDFKQGVLCYPSSKAHSLAITSRKRKKPSKPAKARKCQVGPQKSEVRKEAPRDDTKADTDTVPASLPAPGCCENCGISFSGDGTRRQRLKTLCKDCRAQRIAFNREQRMFKRVGCGECTACQVKEDCGACSTCLLQLPHDVASGLFCKCERRRCLRIVERSRGCGVCRGCQTREDCGRCRVCLRPPRPGLRRQWKCVQRRCLRGKHGRRRGGCDSKVVARRRPPRAQSPPPPPPPQPPESPELHPRALAPSPPAEFIYYCVDEDELQPYTNRRQNRKCGACAACLRRTDCGHCDFCCDKPKFGGSNQKRQKCRWRQCLQFAMKRLLPSVWAESEDGASPPPAHPHRKRPGSTRRPHLGQTLKPPLATPAAQPDRAQTPVKEEAGSGFVLPPPGTDLVFLREGASSPVQVPGPAPASTETRLQEAQCPGLSWVVALPQVKQEKADAQEDWTPGTAILTSPVLLPGCPSKAVDPGLPSVKQEPPDPEEEKDDSKADSTSDLAPEEEAGGAGTPVITEIFSLGGTRLRDTAVWLPRAGNREGKMDVKCGRRRTH; encoded by the exons ATGGCTGAGGACTGGCTGGACTGCCCAGCTCTGGGCCCTGGCTGGAAGCGCCGTGAAGTTTTTCGCAAGTCAGGTGCCACCTGTGGACGCTCAGACACCTACTACCAGAG CCCCACAGGAGACAGGATCCGAAGCAAAGTTGAGCTGACCCGATACCTGGGCCCTGCATGTGATCTCACCCTCTTCGACTTCAAACAGGGCGTCCTCTGCTATCCATCCTCCAAG GCCCACTCCTTGGCCATCACCAGCAGGAAGCGGAAGAAGCCTTCAAAGCCAGCCAAGGCTCGGAAGTGTCAGGTTGGACCTCAGAAGAGTGAAGTCAGGAAGGAGGCACCAAGGGATGACACCAAGGCTGACACTGACACAGTCCCAGCTTCACTTCCTGCCCCTGG GTGCTGTGAGAACTGTGGAATCAGCTTTTCAGGAGATGGCACCCGAAGGCAGCGGCTCAAGACTTTGTGCAAGGACTGCCGAG cACAGAGGATCGCTTTCAATCGGGAGCAGAGGATGTTTAAG CGTGTGGGCTGCGGGGAGTGTACGGCCTGCCAGGTAAAGGAAGATTGTGGGGCCTGCTCCACCTGCCTCCTGCAGTTGCCCCATGATGTGGCCTCGGGGCTGTTCTGCAAGTGTGAGCGAAGACGGTGCCTCCGCATTGTGGAAAGG AGCCGAGGGTGTGGAGTGTGCCGGGGCTGTCAGACCCGAGAGGACTGTGGCCGCTGTCGAGTCTGCCTTCGCCCTCCCCGCCCTGGGCTCCGGCGCCAATGGAAGTGCGTCCAGCGGCGCTGCCTCCGG GGTAAACACGGCCGCCGTAGGGGAGGCTGCGATTCCAAGGTGGTGGCCCGGCGGCGTCCACCCCGAGCCCAGTCACCGCCTCCACCTCCCCCACCGCAGCCTCCAGAGTCTCCGGAGCTG CACCCCAGAGCCCTGGCCCCCTCGCCTCCTGCTGAATTCATCTATTACTGTGTAGACGAGGACGAGCTA CAGCCTTACACAAACCGTCGGCAGAACCGCAAGTGTGGGGCCTGTGCAGCCTGCCTGAGGCGGACGGACTGTGGCCACTGTGACTTCTGCTGTGACAAGCCCAAGTTTGGGGGCAGCAACCAGAAGCGCCAGAAGTGTCGTTGGCGCCAGTGCCTGCAGTTTGCTATG AAGCGACTTCTGCCAAGTGTCTGGGCAGAGTCCGAAGATGGGGCATCGCCGCCCCCAGCTCACCCTCATCGAAAGAGGCCTGGCTCTACTCGAAGGCCTCATCTGGGTCAGACCCTGAAGCCTCCCTTGGCCACACCGGCAGCTCAACCAGACCGAGCCCAAACTCCAGTGAAGGAGGAAGCAGGCAGTGGCTTTGTGCTGCCCCCACCTGGCACTGACCTTGTGTTCTTACGGGAGGGCGCAAGCAGTCCCGTGCAGGTGCCTGGCCCAGCCCCGGCTTCCACAGAAACTCGGTTGCAG GAGGCCCAGTGCCCTGGCCTGAGTTGGGTCGTGGCCTTACCCCAGGTGAAGCAAGAGAAGGCGGATGCCCAGGAAGACTGGACACCGGGCACAGCCATCCTGACTTCTCCTGTATTGCTGCCTGGCTGCCCCAGCAAG GCAGTAGACCCAGGCCTGCCATCAGTGAAGCAAGAGCCACCTGACCCTGAGGAGGAGAAGGACGACAGCAAGGCTGACTCCACCTCTGACTTGGCcccagaggaggaggcaggaggggctggCACGCCCGTG ATCACGGAGATTTTCAGCCTGGGTGGAACCCGCCTCCGGGACACAGCAGTCTGGTTGCCAAG GGCAGGCAATCGAGAAGGAAAGATGGATGTAAAATGTGGGAGACGGAGGACACACTAG
- the MBD1 gene encoding methyl-CpG-binding domain protein 1 isoform X7 has protein sequence MAEDWLDCPALGPGWKRREVFRKSGATCGRSDTYYQSPTGDRIRSKVELTRYLGPACDLTLFDFKQGVLCYPSSKAHSLAITSRKRKKPSKPAKARKCQVGPQKSEVRKEAPRDDTKADTDTVPASLPAPGCCENCGISFSGDGTRRQRLKTLCKDCRAQRIAFNREQRMFKRVGCGECTACQVKEDCGACSTCLLQLPHDVASGLFCKCERRRCLRIVERSRGCGVCRGCQTREDCGRCRVCLRPPRPGLRRQWKCVQRRCLRHLAHRLRRHHQRCQRRPSLAVAPPAGKHGRRRGGCDSKVVARRRPPRAQSPPPPPPPQPPESPELHPRALAPSPPAEFIYYCVDEDELQPYTNRRQNRKCGACAACLRRTDCGHCDFCCDKPKFGGSNQKRQKCRWRQCLQFAMKRLLPSVWAESEDGASPPPAHPHRKRPGSTRRPHLGQTLKPPLATPAAQPDRAQTPVKEEAGSGFVLPPPGTDLVFLREGASSPVQVPGPAPASTETRLQEAQCPGLSWVVALPQVKQEKADAQEDWTPGTAILTSPVLLPGCPSKAVDPGLPSVKQEPPDPEEEKDDSKADSTSDLAPEEEAGGAGTPVITEIFSLGGTRLRDTAVWLPRAGNREGKMDVKCGRRRTH, from the exons ATGGCTGAGGACTGGCTGGACTGCCCAGCTCTGGGCCCTGGCTGGAAGCGCCGTGAAGTTTTTCGCAAGTCAGGTGCCACCTGTGGACGCTCAGACACCTACTACCAGAG CCCCACAGGAGACAGGATCCGAAGCAAAGTTGAGCTGACCCGATACCTGGGCCCTGCATGTGATCTCACCCTCTTCGACTTCAAACAGGGCGTCCTCTGCTATCCATCCTCCAAG GCCCACTCCTTGGCCATCACCAGCAGGAAGCGGAAGAAGCCTTCAAAGCCAGCCAAGGCTCGGAAGTGTCAGGTTGGACCTCAGAAGAGTGAAGTCAGGAAGGAGGCACCAAGGGATGACACCAAGGCTGACACTGACACAGTCCCAGCTTCACTTCCTGCCCCTGG GTGCTGTGAGAACTGTGGAATCAGCTTTTCAGGAGATGGCACCCGAAGGCAGCGGCTCAAGACTTTGTGCAAGGACTGCCGAG cACAGAGGATCGCTTTCAATCGGGAGCAGAGGATGTTTAAG CGTGTGGGCTGCGGGGAGTGTACGGCCTGCCAGGTAAAGGAAGATTGTGGGGCCTGCTCCACCTGCCTCCTGCAGTTGCCCCATGATGTGGCCTCGGGGCTGTTCTGCAAGTGTGAGCGAAGACGGTGCCTCCGCATTGTGGAAAGG AGCCGAGGGTGTGGAGTGTGCCGGGGCTGTCAGACCCGAGAGGACTGTGGCCGCTGTCGAGTCTGCCTTCGCCCTCCCCGCCCTGGGCTCCGGCGCCAATGGAAGTGCGTCCAGCGGCGCTGCCTCCGG CACCTTGCTCACCGTCTCCGTCGCCACCATCAGCGATGTCAACGACGCCCTTCCCTCGCTGTGGCTCCTCCTGCT GGTAAACACGGCCGCCGTAGGGGAGGCTGCGATTCCAAGGTGGTGGCCCGGCGGCGTCCACCCCGAGCCCAGTCACCGCCTCCACCTCCCCCACCGCAGCCTCCAGAGTCTCCGGAGCTG CACCCCAGAGCCCTGGCCCCCTCGCCTCCTGCTGAATTCATCTATTACTGTGTAGACGAGGACGAGCTA CAGCCTTACACAAACCGTCGGCAGAACCGCAAGTGTGGGGCCTGTGCAGCCTGCCTGAGGCGGACGGACTGTGGCCACTGTGACTTCTGCTGTGACAAGCCCAAGTTTGGGGGCAGCAACCAGAAGCGCCAGAAGTGTCGTTGGCGCCAGTGCCTGCAGTTTGCTATG AAGCGACTTCTGCCAAGTGTCTGGGCAGAGTCCGAAGATGGGGCATCGCCGCCCCCAGCTCACCCTCATCGAAAGAGGCCTGGCTCTACTCGAAGGCCTCATCTGGGTCAGACCCTGAAGCCTCCCTTGGCCACACCGGCAGCTCAACCAGACCGAGCCCAAACTCCAGTGAAGGAGGAAGCAGGCAGTGGCTTTGTGCTGCCCCCACCTGGCACTGACCTTGTGTTCTTACGGGAGGGCGCAAGCAGTCCCGTGCAGGTGCCTGGCCCAGCCCCGGCTTCCACAGAAACTCGGTTGCAG GAGGCCCAGTGCCCTGGCCTGAGTTGGGTCGTGGCCTTACCCCAGGTGAAGCAAGAGAAGGCGGATGCCCAGGAAGACTGGACACCGGGCACAGCCATCCTGACTTCTCCTGTATTGCTGCCTGGCTGCCCCAGCAAG GCAGTAGACCCAGGCCTGCCATCAGTGAAGCAAGAGCCACCTGACCCTGAGGAGGAGAAGGACGACAGCAAGGCTGACTCCACCTCTGACTTGGCcccagaggaggaggcaggaggggctggCACGCCCGTG ATCACGGAGATTTTCAGCCTGGGTGGAACCCGCCTCCGGGACACAGCAGTCTGGTTGCCAAG GGCAGGCAATCGAGAAGGAAAGATGGATGTAAAATGTGGGAGACGGAGGACACACTAG
- the MBD1 gene encoding methyl-CpG-binding domain protein 1 isoform X16, with translation MAEDWLDCPALGPGWKRREVFRKSGATCGRSDTYYQSPTGDRIRSKVELTRYLGPACDLTLFDFKQGVLCYPSSKAHSLAITSRKRKKPSKPAKARKCQVGPQKSEVRKEAPRDDTKADTDTVPASLPAPGCCENCGISFSGDGTRRQRLKTLCKDCRAQRIAFNREQRMFKRVGCGECTACQVKEDCGACSTCLLQLPHDVASGLFCKCERRRCLRIVERSRGCGVCRGCQTREDCGRCRVCLRPPRPGLRRQWKCVQRRCLRGKHGRRRGGCDSKVVARRRPPRAQSPPPPPPPQPPESPELQPYTNRRQNRKCGACAACLRRTDCGHCDFCCDKPKFGGSNQKRQKCRWRQCLQFAMKRLLPSVWAESEDGASPPPAHPHRKRPGSTRRPHLGQTLKPPLATPAAQPDRAQTPVKEEAGSGFVLPPPGTDLVFLREGASSPVQVPGPAPASTETRLQEAQCPGLSWVVALPQVKQEKADAQEDWTPGTAILTSPVLLPGCPSKAVDPGLPSVKQEPPDPEEEKDDSKADSTSDLAPEEEAGGAGTPVITEIFSLGGTRLRDTAVWLPRSKDLKKPGGRKQ, from the exons ATGGCTGAGGACTGGCTGGACTGCCCAGCTCTGGGCCCTGGCTGGAAGCGCCGTGAAGTTTTTCGCAAGTCAGGTGCCACCTGTGGACGCTCAGACACCTACTACCAGAG CCCCACAGGAGACAGGATCCGAAGCAAAGTTGAGCTGACCCGATACCTGGGCCCTGCATGTGATCTCACCCTCTTCGACTTCAAACAGGGCGTCCTCTGCTATCCATCCTCCAAG GCCCACTCCTTGGCCATCACCAGCAGGAAGCGGAAGAAGCCTTCAAAGCCAGCCAAGGCTCGGAAGTGTCAGGTTGGACCTCAGAAGAGTGAAGTCAGGAAGGAGGCACCAAGGGATGACACCAAGGCTGACACTGACACAGTCCCAGCTTCACTTCCTGCCCCTGG GTGCTGTGAGAACTGTGGAATCAGCTTTTCAGGAGATGGCACCCGAAGGCAGCGGCTCAAGACTTTGTGCAAGGACTGCCGAG cACAGAGGATCGCTTTCAATCGGGAGCAGAGGATGTTTAAG CGTGTGGGCTGCGGGGAGTGTACGGCCTGCCAGGTAAAGGAAGATTGTGGGGCCTGCTCCACCTGCCTCCTGCAGTTGCCCCATGATGTGGCCTCGGGGCTGTTCTGCAAGTGTGAGCGAAGACGGTGCCTCCGCATTGTGGAAAGG AGCCGAGGGTGTGGAGTGTGCCGGGGCTGTCAGACCCGAGAGGACTGTGGCCGCTGTCGAGTCTGCCTTCGCCCTCCCCGCCCTGGGCTCCGGCGCCAATGGAAGTGCGTCCAGCGGCGCTGCCTCCGG GGTAAACACGGCCGCCGTAGGGGAGGCTGCGATTCCAAGGTGGTGGCCCGGCGGCGTCCACCCCGAGCCCAGTCACCGCCTCCACCTCCCCCACCGCAGCCTCCAGAGTCTCCGGAGCTG CAGCCTTACACAAACCGTCGGCAGAACCGCAAGTGTGGGGCCTGTGCAGCCTGCCTGAGGCGGACGGACTGTGGCCACTGTGACTTCTGCTGTGACAAGCCCAAGTTTGGGGGCAGCAACCAGAAGCGCCAGAAGTGTCGTTGGCGCCAGTGCCTGCAGTTTGCTATG AAGCGACTTCTGCCAAGTGTCTGGGCAGAGTCCGAAGATGGGGCATCGCCGCCCCCAGCTCACCCTCATCGAAAGAGGCCTGGCTCTACTCGAAGGCCTCATCTGGGTCAGACCCTGAAGCCTCCCTTGGCCACACCGGCAGCTCAACCAGACCGAGCCCAAACTCCAGTGAAGGAGGAAGCAGGCAGTGGCTTTGTGCTGCCCCCACCTGGCACTGACCTTGTGTTCTTACGGGAGGGCGCAAGCAGTCCCGTGCAGGTGCCTGGCCCAGCCCCGGCTTCCACAGAAACTCGGTTGCAG GAGGCCCAGTGCCCTGGCCTGAGTTGGGTCGTGGCCTTACCCCAGGTGAAGCAAGAGAAGGCGGATGCCCAGGAAGACTGGACACCGGGCACAGCCATCCTGACTTCTCCTGTATTGCTGCCTGGCTGCCCCAGCAAG GCAGTAGACCCAGGCCTGCCATCAGTGAAGCAAGAGCCACCTGACCCTGAGGAGGAGAAGGACGACAGCAAGGCTGACTCCACCTCTGACTTGGCcccagaggaggaggcaggaggggctggCACGCCCGTG ATCACGGAGATTTTCAGCCTGGGTGGAACCCGCCTCCGGGACACAGCAGTCTGGTTGCCAAG GTCCAAGGACCTTAAAAAACCTGGAGGTAGAAAACAGTAG
- the MBD1 gene encoding methyl-CpG-binding domain protein 1 isoform X11: protein MAEDWLDCPALGPGWKRREVFRKSGATCGRSDTYYQSPTGDRIRSKVELTRYLGPACDLTLFDFKQGVLCYPSSKAHSLAITSRKRKKPSKPAKARKCQVGPQKSEVRKEAPRDDTKADTDTVPASLPAPGCCENCGISFSGDGTRRQRLKTLCKDCRAQRIAFNREQRMFKRVGCGECTACQVKEDCGACSTCLLQLPHDVASGLFCKCERRRCLRIVERSRGCGVCRGCQTREDCGRCRVCLRPPRPGLRRQWKCVQRRCLRGKHGRRRGGCDSKVVARRRPPRAQSPPPPPPPQPPESPELHPRALAPSPPAEFIYYCVDEDELPYTNRRQNRKCGACAACLRRTDCGHCDFCCDKPKFGGSNQKRQKCRWRQCLQFAMKRLLPSVWAESEDGASPPPAHPHRKRPGSTRRPHLGQTLKPPLATPAAQPDRAQTPVKEEAGSGFVLPPPGTDLVFLREGASSPVQVPGPAPASTETRLQEAQCPGLSWVVALPQVKQEKADAQEDWTPGTAILTSPVLLPGCPSKAVDPGLPSVKQEPPDPEEEKDDSKADSTSDLAPEEEAGGAGTPVITEIFSLGGTRLRDTAVWLPRAGNREGKMDVKCGRRRTH from the exons ATGGCTGAGGACTGGCTGGACTGCCCAGCTCTGGGCCCTGGCTGGAAGCGCCGTGAAGTTTTTCGCAAGTCAGGTGCCACCTGTGGACGCTCAGACACCTACTACCAGAG CCCCACAGGAGACAGGATCCGAAGCAAAGTTGAGCTGACCCGATACCTGGGCCCTGCATGTGATCTCACCCTCTTCGACTTCAAACAGGGCGTCCTCTGCTATCCATCCTCCAAG GCCCACTCCTTGGCCATCACCAGCAGGAAGCGGAAGAAGCCTTCAAAGCCAGCCAAGGCTCGGAAGTGTCAGGTTGGACCTCAGAAGAGTGAAGTCAGGAAGGAGGCACCAAGGGATGACACCAAGGCTGACACTGACACAGTCCCAGCTTCACTTCCTGCCCCTGG GTGCTGTGAGAACTGTGGAATCAGCTTTTCAGGAGATGGCACCCGAAGGCAGCGGCTCAAGACTTTGTGCAAGGACTGCCGAG cACAGAGGATCGCTTTCAATCGGGAGCAGAGGATGTTTAAG CGTGTGGGCTGCGGGGAGTGTACGGCCTGCCAGGTAAAGGAAGATTGTGGGGCCTGCTCCACCTGCCTCCTGCAGTTGCCCCATGATGTGGCCTCGGGGCTGTTCTGCAAGTGTGAGCGAAGACGGTGCCTCCGCATTGTGGAAAGG AGCCGAGGGTGTGGAGTGTGCCGGGGCTGTCAGACCCGAGAGGACTGTGGCCGCTGTCGAGTCTGCCTTCGCCCTCCCCGCCCTGGGCTCCGGCGCCAATGGAAGTGCGTCCAGCGGCGCTGCCTCCGG GGTAAACACGGCCGCCGTAGGGGAGGCTGCGATTCCAAGGTGGTGGCCCGGCGGCGTCCACCCCGAGCCCAGTCACCGCCTCCACCTCCCCCACCGCAGCCTCCAGAGTCTCCGGAGCTG CACCCCAGAGCCCTGGCCCCCTCGCCTCCTGCTGAATTCATCTATTACTGTGTAGACGAGGACGAGCTA CCTTACACAAACCGTCGGCAGAACCGCAAGTGTGGGGCCTGTGCAGCCTGCCTGAGGCGGACGGACTGTGGCCACTGTGACTTCTGCTGTGACAAGCCCAAGTTTGGGGGCAGCAACCAGAAGCGCCAGAAGTGTCGTTGGCGCCAGTGCCTGCAGTTTGCTATG AAGCGACTTCTGCCAAGTGTCTGGGCAGAGTCCGAAGATGGGGCATCGCCGCCCCCAGCTCACCCTCATCGAAAGAGGCCTGGCTCTACTCGAAGGCCTCATCTGGGTCAGACCCTGAAGCCTCCCTTGGCCACACCGGCAGCTCAACCAGACCGAGCCCAAACTCCAGTGAAGGAGGAAGCAGGCAGTGGCTTTGTGCTGCCCCCACCTGGCACTGACCTTGTGTTCTTACGGGAGGGCGCAAGCAGTCCCGTGCAGGTGCCTGGCCCAGCCCCGGCTTCCACAGAAACTCGGTTGCAG GAGGCCCAGTGCCCTGGCCTGAGTTGGGTCGTGGCCTTACCCCAGGTGAAGCAAGAGAAGGCGGATGCCCAGGAAGACTGGACACCGGGCACAGCCATCCTGACTTCTCCTGTATTGCTGCCTGGCTGCCCCAGCAAG GCAGTAGACCCAGGCCTGCCATCAGTGAAGCAAGAGCCACCTGACCCTGAGGAGGAGAAGGACGACAGCAAGGCTGACTCCACCTCTGACTTGGCcccagaggaggaggcaggaggggctggCACGCCCGTG ATCACGGAGATTTTCAGCCTGGGTGGAACCCGCCTCCGGGACACAGCAGTCTGGTTGCCAAG GGCAGGCAATCGAGAAGGAAAGATGGATGTAAAATGTGGGAGACGGAGGACACACTAG